TAGACAGTTCCTCTGGGGTCAGCTGCTGCGGTGCGTTGGGGTCATCGAGAGGAGCCGACGAGTAGAACGACAAGTCCTCATACGTCTGAGACGGCTCCTGTGCAGCGGCCCTCTTGCGGTTTGTGACAGGGTCAATGCTGCTGTCGTGGTCCCCCGCAGTGGTGGTAGCGCGCAGGACGGATTCTGGCGTGACGTCGACCGGGGGCCGCTGCGAGTGGAGAAGAGTGCGGAGGTTCTGCAGGGGCATCCACGGATCGCCATGCCTGGCCCGTGCTTTGTTGGAGCCAAACAGGTGatcgatggcctcgcgctcAACATCCTCGATGTTCCTTCCGGGGCGCAGCCCAGACACATCGTCGGACCACGACTTGACTGCGTTGGCGTCGACATACCTGCCGCCGGGAGTGGACcaacgggcgaggcggcgggtcAGGATGCTCTTCAtggcggcttcggcgtcaTCGGGGCGGGGGCTGTTCGCCCACGACAGGTTACGGTTCAGAGACTCCATGTACTTGTACCGCATgccctggtggcggcgtcgagcatcgCGTTGCGCATCGCTGTCGGCGCGCAGTGACCAGGGCCCGAAGCAAaaggcgcgccgctgctgctggcctcGCCTGGACGCCACGAAGcaggtgccggcggcggcggcgatgggaaCCCGGCGCGACGATTGCTGAGCGATGACGGCAATGCCCACGCGGGGTGACGGCACGGACGCGCTTGGgagcatggcgacggcgggaggcggccaaATAGCCCGCTAGTGAGGCTATCGGCACTGCTGCGAAGCGTGAGCACGACTGCCGCGGGGCGATGGGATGGCGGGTAGCATGCAGGCTGGTGGAGGATGGATGCAAAGTGTCAGAAAGGGTAGTCGGCACGTACGAGGTCGCAGGCGTTGACAGCTATCGCTGCATGTGAcatgggcgacgaggtcgcgaGGTTGAGGAAGCGGAGGAGAGAGGCGGGTGTGTTCGGGTGGACGCGGCCTTGGGTgacgtaggtaggtaagggAAGGCCGGATGAGTGAGTGTATCACCGActgccggccagcagcagttTGATCGAGCGGTCAGGCAAGCGGTACGGCAGGCGTGACGCGGCATGCAGGTTTGCAGGCAAGGAACAATGGAATGGTAGTAGGAGAGGTGAATGTGAATGAAGGTGATGGAGGAACAGGAAGCGGGCAAGCCAGCAAGCTGAAGAGAGGAGTtgaggagaagacgggccggcgcgcgcgcgctgcagctcaggtgagcgagctgccgccctgtccgctcgcccgcccgctcgcccgccaccggcctgcctgcctgcctgcctgcctgccttgccggGTTGCCTTCGTCGTGAGAGGTGATCCTCCAATCCCATCCTCCCGCTGTCCCTGCTGCCGAACGCCACCACCTACCGCAAACCGCCAGAGAGCAGGAGCCCCCCAGctgtgcccgcccgcctgtgCCTCCCGCTGCCACCCGCTGGGCCCCCCGCTGAAcacggccggcgcgggtgcGGCCTTCGCAGCGCCTCAGCGCCTCAGCGTCAGCGCATCAGTGGGCTCCAGGTTGCGTTGGGGGGGCAAGGCTCCACTGCGACCGGGCTCTCGCAGCCACCGACGCACACAAGTCCGCTGCGAGACAGTGAGGGGTACCGCTGAAAGCCCCGAGTCTGTCCGGACAAGCTGACCTATCACAACGCCCACTCGACCAGCTAGGCCCCACCCAGGCCAACGCCCCCCCGTTTTTGTCCcccccgctgctgcccaagACAGCGACAACCGCTCTTTCCAAATCCGGAAATCCGGGGACGAACCTGGTCGCTTGTCACGTGTGGTCGGAAGACTCGCTCCAGGATCGACCGATTTCTCCATCTGTGCGCCCGCTTCGACGATCTGTCGACGTGTTGCTGGAGGCATCCCTTCACTGCCTGTCAGGAACAGAGTACGAAGTGCTCGACAATCAGTCGCAAGGGCGGTGGCCCCTGCGCAAaggcgcggcacggcagcgCCATGTTTCCTTGTGACCGGAACGGCGATCGTGGTGGGCCTTTGGGCTTGATGCCTGAGACAATTATCATGCGGCCTCAGCGCCCCTGGAACCAACGTTTCCTACCGACTTGGACCCGACGCGCACATCGCAGCCATAGCCACCCGATACACAACAGACGTCATCGTTTGTTTGTTGACGCCAGAGCCGTCCGAACCAACCGCGGCAGCCTACCAGCGTGGCTTTGCTCCCCACAGCCAAAGGAAGAAACGGCGATGCTATCAAGATGCAGTGCGCATAGTGGAACGTGGAGCCAAGGCCCAGTGCTGATAAGTGAATTGACTGTCGCAAAGGATGAAAATTGAGACTCGTTGCAGAGAGTGACCATCACGAAAGCCATTCGTCAAACCACGTCACCGCCTGTCGGAACGCCTGGTCCCTGGCGAATCTCTCAACCGCGACGTCCATGTTGCGGCGCACCGCGAATCCATGCTCCACGCCCCCATACAAGTTGATCTGGTACCGCTGACCCGTCTTGACGAGTATCTCCTCAGACTTGTGGCGCATCTCGGCAGGGAATATGTTGTCAatctcggcggccgcgatggaGAGGGGACCGGTGATGGCCTGGAGCTCTTGGTCCTCGACCAACGACGGATGAGCGATAAATCCGGCCTCAATGCCACTTTTGTAGTGCCGCACGACATACTGCGGGCCGCTTGTAAGCATGGGTCTGGGTGCAAAGACTCACGGGCGTCCGTGCTCGTCATCTGTAGACTTGCCTTGGCTCCAAAACAATAGCCTACCGCGGCAATCTTGACGATTCCTATATCGCGCATTGCCTCAATGCCCGCAACGACAATTGGGTCTACGTATTCGGCTATATGGGCATGCTTGCCAGGTACACCGTGGAGAATCCAGTCGATGATTGTCGTCTCGCTGGTCCTATCTGGCGGCAGAGAGTCACCGTCAAATAGGTCGGGTATCAAGGTTGTATATCCGCTCGCGGCAAAAGCATCGGCCATTAGCTTGCTGTTTTGCCATAGTCTCCTCACGTCGGGCAGATAGAGCACGCCGTGGGCTTTTCGGGCTGTGCTGTTCGGAGCCTCAGCCAGGTACGCATCGAAATTACCGCCGATTTTGACCATCCGACCTATGGACTCGCCTCTACTTCTTGGGTATCAGCACGAGACTTGCACTCGATGATGCTCAAAGGAGAGCAAAGCCATTGGAATAGATCCCTCAAGCCTCTAAAAAATTTGGTACAATCGGTGGATCTCGGATTGAAGAGTGATGAGGGCAACAACCTACTCGAAAGCTCTcccggcagcgcagcaggGTCCGGGAGCATGTGAAGCCATTTTGCTTTGTGCAAACAGCGCGCATTCAGTGGTATACTGCGAGATCAGAGGACCCGAACTGGGGGTTTGTGCATTATTGATGGTCAAGTCGAGATTCAGGCAGCTTTGCCATTACGCCACCCGTCGGCAGTAATTGCTCCGCTTCATGGGAAACATCCCTTCCGCGAGTTGCTCCTGGACAGGCAGCGATGGTTGACGCCAACACTAGCGACAAAACAACAACACTACGAAGTTTTTGGGGAAGCCTCTCGTTCACCATCAACTTTTGGCGAGATGTCTCTTGCAATTGTGTCGACACGGTTCGAGGTGTGCCATTCGTCGCAACTACCAGCGCGGCCCTACACAGTCGCCCAGTGTCTCCCGTGGATTCTGCCATGGCCCTCTGCATTTCGGTTTCTACCGTGGGCTCGGTAGAGGTAATCAAGTGCATGGCTTGTCGCATAGGAAGAAGTGCGGCGTGACTATGGTGCTCGTAAAGGGGGGTATTCTGAGCGACTCAGGCCAAGGTCATTTAAGCTGGTGGCTTCAGCACGTCTACTCGATAACCTTTCCAAAGTTGATGCACGAGACTTTAGACAGTCTCTCCAACTAGGGAAGCCGGAGCGTTTGATAGAGTCCGAGAGGCGATTGAAGCGTCGTGTGCTGCGGATAGGCCGCTAGACAGGTTACGGTGGCTGGGATTTGATGTGTCGCTTCTACTCCATCAGCTGTTGCATTTCAGCGCTTGCATTTGGCCAAGGGCCATGGCACGACAGACGAGTTCAGGCGACAGAGCTGCGATGAAACCATTACGTGACTTACTCGCAGTCGATGAAACCAAGAAAGAGGGCACTTGTCGTCCCCGCATCAAAtgatgttggcgatggcgacgagtGGATGTCAATGCCCGCGATGCACATTAGGAGCACATGCAGGACGACATGCGGATACCGCCCCGTCCATATTTGGAGAAAGACAAGAAGGATTCAAGAGCATGAAGACAGAAGAAACCTAAAAAAGTCCAAAGAATTATATAAAAAAAATAAAGACATACAATAGCCGGTGTTCGCTGGCCGTCACCGATCCAGCTACTAATCTGCCGGTCAGCGGCTTGACTCTGGGGGAGCGAACGGGACCCCGTATTTTACGCTGCCTATGATCGTATGTGATAGGATCACGAGGCAAATCGGGTTTTAAATGCTTCCTTTGGGATCGAGAGATGGTGGGAGTTTCTGCGCTATGTTGACGCGTTGTACGGTAaggctcatcatcatctttACCGGCACTCCTCCCCCGCAATGGTAGTCTCAGAGATACTACAAAGTACGCGGGTACGTAGCTTCAGTGCTGCTCGCCGAATCGGCAGCGACAGAGAAGGGTTGTGCGTCAGGCGCTTTGATAGAAGATCGATCTCGTCATCGCACCCTGGACGCCATAAGCTTGGCTCGCGCCAGTCGTTGGAGGAGACTCGCCTACAACCGCGCCAACAATCAAGACCTGGAGCGCGGACATCCCTCGGAGAGCGCGAGACTCGGCTCGCGACAATCGTCCGACACAACAAGGGTTCAACTGAGGGTCCAGCACGGCCCAGGATCCGGGATTGAAAGGGAGTCTGCCTGCTTGGTGTGTCATGTGCATCGTTGAATGCATTGCAGCGCAGGCGGTCAACCGCGGCCACCGTCGAAGCCGTATCGCGTCTCATGCATGTACACATCTCGCATCAATGGTGAAGTGCACATGTGCAGAAGATCTGGCTGGGGTGGACGAACGGGAGCGGGGACGGGTATCATTGTTGCTAAGCGACGGAGTTGCGGGCCTCTTGACAGCTTCCACGTTGTACGACGGTGCTATGCTGTATGCTTTTACTTTGTACCATGATGTATAACGGCCAGCTGCTGGTCTACGCGCTTCAACGGGACTGGGACGGCAACACTCTACCCGAGGGACAGGACCACATACGTATATGaacaagaaagaaaaaagtcAATTGAAATCAAACACGAAGCTCTAAAATCATCTGTATATTACATTAAACACTTGACAACGCGCACCGATATCGCAACGCAAGCATGGCCTGAGGACGAAGAGTAGCGAGTGAGTGACGTTGCGTCTGTGTCACCAAACCAACCTACAAGCCAGACAAAGCCCACCTTGCAGTTACTACTCCGTACACCTGCGCGGCTCGTCTAACGAACCCCTCCCGCCTTCCCAGCACAGCGCAGGCAAGGAAGGAGGGACGCGGCCCCCAACATGGAGGTTGACAAAGCAAGCACGCGAGCACCAATGGAATCGGAATCCGTCTCGGCCTGTACGATCCGGTCGCgattattattatttttttGCGGGGGAATCGCTGACGTTTTAAGAAGGAGGGAGCTATTACTGTAACTATGGGGACGGACCTGAAGCAATTGCGCAACCTGGGGTTACTATTAggccttgggcggcggggatTGCGTGCTCGCTCTCACTCATCCACtcctctcactcactcaccgTCCAGCCAGTCATTCGCACACGACAAgtcaccaccacaaccagccagccggcaGTACAAAAAAAACACTGGAGGCTCTGGGTTTCGCAATCGCACAACTACAGTGGCGTGATCCGCACCATGCTCGCGTCAACAGCCCGCTCGTTCCCTCGCTCTGCTTTctcgccccgcgcgcccTGACGGCTCGccgcacgcccccccccccccttttcaaCCTCCCGCCGGGGACGGGCAGCCGCCAACGCAAAGAGCCCAGAAGAGGAACCTTTGATTCCCGCCAAGAGGTAGCAGAAGCCCATGTACCTGCTGCAAGCGGGTGGCAGGGTTTCAATACATACACGGCGGGGGAAGAGGGAAAGGAGGGGCCAGATGgcagacacacacaccgcCAGAGGGTGACAGGAGACACATCGAGGCTCGGGAAAGGGAGAGGCTTGATCGGTAATACGGGTCGGTCGGTCTCAATCGCTTTCGCCATCTCTTACGTGATGGATGCCATTGCGTGGAGTGGTCAATCCGGGGCGCCGAGTCGGAAGTGCGTCTCCGAGATCCCTCCATGTCATCATCCAGGGGGGAGCGTGCCCATGACTTGCATGTCGCAGGCCCCCAAAGGTATATAAGACGGGGGGGACCAGAGATCTTGGGTGGTGCCTGGTTGCCATCAAGCCCTCTAGAATCACTTGGTCACCTCAAAGTTGTCTAGCCTCTACCAGTCATTAGACTTATCAGATCTCGTCCTATATCACACATCTCTGTATAAACACGCCGACGCCAGACATTAGATcaagccaccaccaccaccaccaccaccatggctccctccgtcgtcgagacgacgacgaccaccacctcccAGCCCAAGCCCGTGCCGGCGTACAAGCTGCACGTCGGCAACTACAAGGAGATTGACGCCCACAACATCGACCgcgaggcggagacgggcgagaacGGCGCCAAGGTGAGCAGAGCTGGACGAAGATGCTTCATgtacacgcacacacacacgcaagACTAACAGCATGTGCTCTCTCAACAGTACCCTCACTACCTCCCCACATGGAACCGCGAGCAAAAGTGGCCGCCCCTGGAGCCGTTTGAGCACTACGAgcacggcaaggacgccgaCACAAGCTTCCCCAACCTGCTGCCCccgtcgtccgtctccgTCACGCACCTGACGCCCTCCATCGGCTccgaggtcaagggcatCCAGCTGTCGTCGCTCACCGACGCGGGcaaggacgagctcgcgcgcttcgtcgccgagcgcaaGGTCGTCGCCTTCCGCAACCAGGACTTTGCCGACCTGTCCATCCCCGACGCGCTTGCCTACGGCTCCTACTTTGGCCGCCACCACATCCACCCGACGTCGGGCGCCCCCGAGGGCTTCCCCGAGGTGCACCTCGTCCACCGCGGCGAGaacgacagcggcgccagggACTTCTTCCAGGCCCGCACCAGCTCCGTCGCCTGGCACTCGGACGTGTCGtacgagcagcagccccccgGCACCACCTTCCTCTACATCCTCAACAAGCCcgacacgggcggcgacaccatcttcgtcgacgccgtgcagGCCTACAAGCGCCTGAGCCCGCTGTTCCGCGAGCGCCTCCACGGCCTCAAGGCCACGCACTCGGGCATCGAGCAGGTcaacgctgccgccgcgcgcaacAGCATCaagcgccgcgagcccgtcgtcaacgagcACCCCATCATCCGCACGCACCCGGCCACGGGCGAGAAGGCCATCTATGTCAACCCTCAGTGTAAGTCATCACTACATCTCGAACAGTCCCTAAACTCTACTGTCCTCCCCTTCACCCCTTCTCATGTGTGCATGAGAAAAGACGAAAAGAAAATGCAGGTCTGACTGACCCATCCACGCACAGTCACCCGCGAAATCGTCGGCCTCAAGCGCGAAGAGTCGGACGCCCTGCTCAAGTTCCTGTACGACCACCTGGCGTACGGCGCCGACTTCCAGGCCCGCGTCaagtgggaggagggcacCGTCGTCATCTGGGACAACCGCGTGACGCAGCAcagcgccatcgtcgactgGGAGAACGGTCAGCGCCGGCACCTGGCGCGCATCACGCCCCAGGCCGAGCGGCCGTACGAGACTCCCTTTGACGGCTGAGCGAGCAGTTTAAaaggcgatggaggcgaatgaagaagaggaagggggaaCATTTTGAcgttgtttttttttttgggtcCTGTAAAGGATTAGTAGCAagcatgtcatgtcatggaCTTAtgtgtgcgcgtgtgctAGTTACAACGCCTCCAGTCCAGCTCCGAGACGACACAGTCTCCCGGATTTATAATTGAAACAAAATGATACATTGAACACACACGTATTGTCCATCATATAGACAGCGGCTCTTTAAGGAGCAAAGGAGaagaaacaaaaaaaaagtgcAACTCATACAAAACTAGCGTAACTTGGCGTCCATCTCCGTAGCCGCTCCTCCATTGACGTGCGAGGGGGAAATTCGAGGCGGGGTGTGCCTGATTGCTAAGCATCGCGACGACCAGACGACGCGGCAACACTAGATGCTGCTCTCTTATACAACCACCGCGCCAAGTCCGCAACGGCGTGACTCACTGACACGAAACTCCGCAAGAGCTCAACGCGAAGAcacgtgcgcgcgcgcctaCGGCTGTCTAtctgccctccccccctgcccGTGATACTAACCTAGTGGGTAATAGGTCCTTTCCCTCCAATTCCCTCCTTGTCCCTCTGCCAAGCTGTTTAAGCGTAACTTGAAGCATGGAtgtggctgcggcggaaAACGGGTCTGCCAGGTCCCTGACAACGTACGGTGGGacctctcttctctctccaCTGCGGCGTCGTGACGCTCCGGTTCAGACGGGTCTACGACTCCACGGTAGTGACTTAGTTTgcggtggtgggcgagtACGAGGTAAGCGAAGGGGCAGTTTTGCCCCgactgcttctgctgctgctggtgccgccatcgtgggcgccgccgccgccgccgccagaggaCTGGAAGCCATTGGTAATACACAGAATGCGCAATGAGGGCTACACGAAGAGTAACTCCACGAGGAAGGCTGTCGATGTGCATTTGTAAGTGCGGAAAATGATGCTGAAACGTACGTCACCTTTGTTTGAGCTGGCTCTTCATGACCGTCTATAAAAGAACCGCGTGTAAGTCAATCATCGAGACGAGTCCATCCAGAACAGcaagcgacagcgacagctACTCTAAGATCAGCTTCTTCGAGCCCCCATCAACAATACAAACCTTCTCCATTGACAGAC
Above is a genomic segment from Purpureocillium takamizusanense chromosome 2, complete sequence containing:
- a CDS encoding uncharacterized protein (EggNog:ENOG503NUGF~COG:Q) yields the protein MVKIGGNFDAYLAEAPNSTARKAHGVLYLPDVRRLWQNSKLMADAFAASGYTTLIPDLFDGDSLPPDRTSETTIIDWILHGVPGKHAHIAEYVDPIVVAGIEAMRDIGIVKIAAVGYCFGAKYVVRHYKSGIEAGFIAHPSLVEDQELQAITGPLSIAAAEIDNIFPAEMRHKSEEILVKTGQRYQINLYGGVEHGFAVRRNMDVAVERFARDQAFRQAVTWFDEWLS
- a CDS encoding Taurine dioxygenase (COG:E~EggNog:ENOG503NTVZ), translating into MAPSVVETTTTTTSQPKPVPAYKLHVGNYKEIDAHNIDREAETGENGAKYPHYLPTWNREQKWPPLEPFEHYEHGKDADTSFPNLLPPSSVSVTHLTPSIGSEVKGIQLSSLTDAGKDELARFVAERKVVAFRNQDFADLSIPDALAYGSYFGRHHIHPTSGAPEGFPEVHLVHRGENDSGARDFFQARTSSVAWHSDVSYEQQPPGTTFLYILNKPDTGGDTIFVDAVQAYKRLSPLFRERLHGLKATHSGIEQVNAAAARNSIKRREPVVNEHPIIRTHPATGEKAIYVNPQFTREIVGLKREESDALLKFLYDHLAYGADFQARVKWEEGTVVIWDNRVTQHSAIVDWENGQRRHLARITPQAERPYETPFDG